Proteins encoded in a region of the Triticum dicoccoides isolate Atlit2015 ecotype Zavitan chromosome 3A, WEW_v2.0, whole genome shotgun sequence genome:
- the LOC119271946 gene encoding uncharacterized protein LOC119271946 has product MRRDAAVAPAAVVTSPQIAAGGAETANAEAVAIEVDSAPAPASAAIDVDLEAGGASHGVACRICHLIPEGGDGPAAAPGSEVIRLGCCCKEELGHAHRQCAEAWFRIKGDRRCEICGSEAKNITGVEVKKFMEEWHGRRMATTGAMVERESTCWRRQPFCNFLLACLLIAFMLPWFFRLNIL; this is encoded by the exons ATGCGGCGAGACGCGGCCGTCGCGCCCGCGGCGGTCGTGACCTCGCCGCAGATCGCGGCCGGCGGGGCGGAAACAGCGAATGCCGAGGCGGTGGCCATCGAAGTCGACTCGGCGCCAGCGCCAGCGTCGGCGGCCATCGACGTCGACCTCGAAGCGGGGGGCGCGTCCCACGGCGTGGCGTGCCGGATCTGccacctcatccccgagggtggcgACGGGCCCGCGGCGGCGCCTGGGTCGGAGGTGATCCGGCTCGGCTGCTGCTGCAAGGAGGAGCTCGGCCACGCGCACCGACAATGCGCCGAGGCGTGGTTCCGGATCAAGGGCGATAG GCGCTGTGAAATTTGTGGTTCAGAGGCCAAAAACATTACTGGCGTGGAAGTGAAAAAATTCATGGAGGAGTGGCATGGGCGAAGAATGGCAACCACCGGGGCTATGGTAGAGAGGGAAAGCACTTGCTGGCGGCGGCAGCCGTTTTGCAACTTCTTGCTAGCTTGCTTACTGATTGCTTTCATGCTTCCCTGGTTTTTCCGTCTAAATATATTGTGA